Proteins encoded within one genomic window of Empedobacter falsenii:
- a CDS encoding HNH endonuclease: MSDSWKEYEAEGLIEKRSFLVSKDGLVKKLYTGQDKYKILEGAINNGYRAIWVTKADGKRTAKYVHKMVAETFLPNKDNKEYVVHLDHNKLNNAMDNLKWATLDEWKEHNKDLFRMMKGRSRLDSIPNSKLTEAQVIRLKKKLIDPNRKTKISTLAKQFNISQGQVYRILRGENWAHIEVKKD; encoded by the coding sequence ATGAGTGATTCATGGAAAGAATACGAAGCAGAAGGATTAATTGAAAAAAGATCCTTTTTAGTTTCAAAAGATGGTCTTGTGAAAAAATTATACACAGGACAAGATAAATACAAAATCTTAGAAGGAGCGATTAACAATGGTTATCGTGCGATTTGGGTAACAAAAGCAGACGGAAAACGTACAGCTAAATATGTACATAAAATGGTTGCCGAAACTTTTTTACCAAATAAAGACAATAAAGAATATGTAGTGCATTTGGATCATAACAAATTAAACAACGCAATGGATAATTTGAAATGGGCAACATTGGACGAATGGAAAGAGCACAACAAGGATTTATTTAGAATGATGAAAGGACGTTCTCGTTTAGACAGTATTCCAAATAGTAAGTTGACAGAAGCACAAGTTATTCGTCTGAAAAAGAAATTAATTGATCCAAATAGAAAAACAAAAATTTCTACACTAGCAAAACAATTTAATATTTCTCAAGGTCAGGTTTACCGTATTTTAAGAGGTGAAAATTGGGCTCATATAGAAGTTAAAAAAGACTAA
- a CDS encoding site-specific recombinase Gcr yields MALDSIFDQNKKYEKSFFLRLLEKARKDYPDSISFIDDLISKLQNNSTYRLIFREELQNTFGKINFVSYLVDSGIHLEDNLLSIFRKKIMDSLLPDIEDNNELTSVVNEIFYNSKNLSAIRIIPRDRWRKFFEVLYQDIEPDNFKGNVNNIQNQLLQAISILTVRITGGFSDKEMMRYSNEVNYLDNPFSKLSMQISNIIENPQAGFDMLEIKESISKCKHLLNDILTQKDYKGISLKVASKINRLQQQLVRLQTILNSYNELRLHGIISFYSLATKKWVEFYAPKNFMSNQLGSTVYLITFLVTYHNGKTGEKYITQTAKEYNKMFWTACGGGFIVSFLCFIKTGIGNIHDTSPLFKAFFFSINYAVGFCTIYLTHMTLATKQPSMTAARLARSLVPTSGSELNVKDFTTLFAQLVRSQMIAFLGNVVAGFVVSLGIFYLLNEILGLEVLKYSKAYHYWEEVVTMDWHIFYFGAIAGVFLFLSGLISGITINNQRFHNIPERIYNHPILKKSFSERRRRRISNWFEKNMGGVVGNVAFGFMMGCAFLIGDFTGQPFDIRHITFVSGNFAIGIGGMGYHFDIGPMIIGFIAIFMVGWSNFLVSFILSLLMAMRSNNIPFYKIFTMISHTLKAFFRNPLPFFIPPLWTKNKEEA; encoded by the coding sequence ATGGCTTTAGACTCTATATTTGATCAAAATAAAAAATACGAGAAGAGCTTTTTTCTAAGATTATTAGAGAAAGCAAGAAAAGATTATCCAGATTCAATTTCTTTTATAGATGATCTAATTTCTAAACTTCAAAATAACTCTACATATCGATTAATTTTTCGCGAAGAACTTCAAAATACATTCGGGAAAATCAATTTCGTTAGCTATTTAGTAGATAGTGGAATTCATCTGGAAGATAATTTATTATCCATTTTTCGAAAGAAAATAATGGATTCTCTTTTACCAGATATCGAAGATAATAATGAATTAACTTCTGTGGTAAATGAGATTTTTTATAATTCGAAAAACTTATCAGCAATCCGAATTATTCCAAGAGATCGTTGGCGAAAATTTTTCGAAGTATTGTATCAAGATATCGAACCAGATAATTTTAAAGGAAACGTTAACAATATTCAGAATCAGCTTTTACAAGCAATTTCTATTTTGACGGTTCGTATTACTGGAGGATTTTCGGATAAAGAAATGATGCGTTACAGTAACGAGGTTAATTATCTTGATAATCCATTCTCTAAACTTTCGATGCAGATTAGTAACATTATCGAAAATCCACAAGCTGGCTTTGATATGTTAGAAATCAAAGAAAGTATTTCGAAATGTAAACATTTGTTAAATGATATTTTAACACAAAAAGATTACAAAGGAATTTCATTGAAAGTTGCATCAAAAATCAATCGTTTGCAACAACAATTAGTTCGTTTGCAAACAATTTTAAATAGTTATAATGAACTAAGATTACACGGAATAATTTCTTTCTATAGTCTTGCAACAAAGAAATGGGTTGAATTTTATGCACCAAAGAATTTTATGAGTAATCAGTTAGGTTCTACGGTTTATTTAATCACTTTCTTAGTTACTTATCATAATGGTAAGACAGGAGAAAAATATATTACGCAGACAGCCAAAGAGTATAACAAGATGTTTTGGACAGCTTGTGGAGGTGGTTTTATTGTTTCTTTTTTGTGTTTTATCAAAACCGGAATTGGAAATATACATGATACATCGCCATTGTTTAAAGCATTTTTCTTTAGTATTAATTACGCTGTTGGTTTCTGTACGATTTATTTGACACATATGACGCTTGCTACAAAACAGCCTTCTATGACAGCAGCTCGTTTAGCTCGTTCGCTTGTGCCGACTTCTGGTTCTGAACTGAATGTGAAAGATTTTACAACTTTATTTGCGCAATTAGTAAGAAGCCAAATGATTGCTTTTTTAGGAAATGTTGTTGCTGGTTTTGTTGTTTCATTAGGAATATTTTATTTATTGAACGAAATCTTAGGATTAGAAGTTTTAAAATATTCTAAAGCTTATCATTATTGGGAAGAAGTGGTAACAATGGATTGGCATATTTTTTACTTTGGAGCAATTGCTGGAGTCTTCTTATTCCTTTCAGGATTAATTTCGGGAATAACAATTAATAATCAACGTTTTCATAATATTCCAGAACGTATTTATAATCATCCAATTTTGAAAAAATCATTTTCAGAACGTAGAAGAAGAAGAATTTCGAATTGGTTTGAGAAAAATATGGGTGGAGTTGTAGGTAATGTTGCATTCGGTTTTATGATGGGATGTGCTTTTTTGATTGGTGATTTTACTGGTCAACCTTTCGATATTCGACACATTACTTTCGTTTCAGGAAACTTCGCGATTGGTATTGGAGGAATGGGTTATCATTTTGATATTGGACCAATGATTATTGGTTTTATTGCAATTTTTATGGTAGGTTGGAGCAACTTCTTAGTTAGTTTTATCTTATCATTATTAATGGCAATGCGATCTAATAATATTCCTTTTTATAAGATTTTTACGATGATTTCGCATACATTAAAAGCATTTTTCCGAAATCCATTACCATTTTTTATTCCGCCTTTATGGACAAAAAACAAAGAAGAAGCTTAG
- a CDS encoding deoxycytidylate deaminase: METNFEKQLRYDKAYLKMAFEWANLSYCERKKVGAIIVKNRMIISDGYNGTPSGFENKCEDEEGNTKWHVLHAEANAILKCATSTQSAEGATLYITLSPCTDCSKLILQAGIKRIVYIQQYKDLSGLEFLEKSGITIRQITEEELYS; encoded by the coding sequence ATGGAAACAAACTTTGAAAAACAATTACGTTACGATAAAGCTTATCTTAAAATGGCTTTTGAATGGGCGAATCTATCCTATTGTGAACGCAAAAAAGTTGGTGCAATTATTGTTAAAAATCGAATGATTATTTCTGATGGTTACAATGGTACGCCAAGTGGTTTTGAGAACAAATGCGAAGATGAAGAGGGGAATACAAAATGGCATGTTTTGCATGCTGAAGCAAATGCAATTCTAAAATGTGCAACTTCCACTCAATCTGCAGAAGGAGCGACGTTGTATATTACACTTTCGCCTTGTACAGATTGTAGCAAACTTATTCTGCAAGCAGGTATAAAGCGCATCGTTTACATTCAACAATACAAAGACCTTTCTGGGTTAGAGTTTTTAGAAAAATCAGGAATTACAATTCGACAAATTACAGAAGAAGAATTATACAGTTAG
- the xerD gene encoding site-specific tyrosine recombinase XerD, translating to MLWKDALYDYQMYLKLEKRVSANTIEGYLRDIQKLINYSDKQPLDYSQDDLRDFVHDFASSEYSVRSQARVISGLKSFFGYLQLEDFREDNPTSLLETPKIGMKLPDVLSEKEIDKMIEVIDLSKPEGQRNRAIIEVLYGCGLRVSELINLKISDLFFDDGFIRVIGKGNKQRLVPISDYTIKYINLYKESIRIHLPIQAGFEDFLFLNRRGKNLTRVMIFTIVKELSIIAGVKKTISPHTFRHSFATHLLKNGADLRAIQLMLGHESITTTEIYTHVDQEFIRDAIIKFHPRNK from the coding sequence ATGCTGTGGAAAGATGCTTTGTATGACTATCAAATGTATCTGAAATTAGAAAAAAGAGTTTCTGCTAATACAATTGAAGGTTATCTACGCGATATTCAAAAATTAATTAATTATTCTGATAAACAACCTTTAGATTATTCGCAAGATGATTTGAGGGATTTTGTACACGATTTTGCATCGAGCGAATATAGCGTTCGTTCGCAAGCGCGTGTTATTTCTGGCTTGAAAAGCTTTTTTGGATACTTACAACTCGAAGATTTTAGAGAAGATAATCCGACTTCTTTACTTGAAACTCCAAAAATTGGGATGAAACTTCCTGATGTGCTTTCTGAAAAAGAAATTGATAAAATGATTGAAGTAATTGATTTATCAAAACCAGAAGGACAGCGCAATCGTGCGATTATAGAAGTGCTTTATGGCTGTGGTTTGCGTGTTTCGGAATTGATAAATCTCAAAATTTCTGATCTTTTTTTTGATGATGGTTTTATTCGTGTCATTGGGAAAGGAAACAAACAAAGACTGGTTCCGATTAGCGATTATACGATAAAATATATTAACTTGTACAAAGAAAGTATTCGTATTCATCTTCCTATACAAGCTGGTTTCGAAGATTTTTTGTTCTTAAATAGACGAGGTAAAAATCTTACACGTGTGATGATTTTTACAATCGTAAAAGAATTATCGATAATTGCTGGAGTTAAAAAAACAATTAGTCCACATACGTTTCGCCATTCTTTTGCGACTCATTTATTGAAAAATGGAGCAGATCTTCGTGCTATTCAGTTGATGTTGGGACACGAAAGTATTACGACGACTGAAATTTATACGCATGTTGATCAAGAATTTATTCGAGATGCGATTATCAAATTTCATCCAAGAAATAAATAG
- the kdsB gene encoding 3-deoxy-manno-octulosonate cytidylyltransferase: protein MKKIAVIPARYAATRFPGKLMQQLGDKTVIRMTYENVVATNLFDDVFVVTDSDLIFDEIVSHNGKAIMSIKDHETGSDRIAEAIQDIECDIILNVQGDEPFVNEKALADILSSFDGELGKTVDVVTLKESITKEEDINNPNFVKVVTDINDFALYFSRSAIPFARETNFTPNYFRHLGIYAFRKEALLKFSTLEMRQNERAEKLEQLRYLEYGMKIKVIETESIGVGIDTPEDLERAKKYLSTIVKK, encoded by the coding sequence GTGAAAAAAATAGCCGTAATTCCAGCTCGTTATGCAGCAACACGTTTTCCAGGTAAATTGATGCAACAATTGGGCGATAAAACTGTGATAAGAATGACGTACGAAAATGTTGTCGCTACTAATTTGTTTGACGATGTTTTTGTGGTGACAGATTCTGATTTAATTTTTGATGAAATTGTTTCGCACAACGGAAAAGCAATCATGAGTATCAAAGATCACGAAACAGGAAGTGATAGAATTGCTGAAGCTATACAAGATATAGAATGTGATATTATCTTGAATGTGCAAGGCGATGAACCATTTGTGAACGAAAAAGCTTTGGCAGATATTTTATCCTCTTTTGATGGAGAATTGGGAAAAACTGTAGATGTGGTGACTTTAAAAGAATCCATTACAAAGGAAGAAGATATTAACAATCCTAATTTTGTAAAAGTGGTCACTGATATTAACGATTTTGCACTTTATTTTTCGCGTTCAGCAATTCCATTTGCACGTGAAACTAATTTTACACCAAATTATTTTCGTCATTTAGGGATTTATGCGTTTAGAAAAGAAGCTTTGTTGAAGTTTTCAACACTTGAAATGCGTCAAAATGAGCGTGCAGAAAAATTAGAACAATTGCGTTATTTGGAATACGGAATGAAGATTAAAGTGATTGAAACCGAATCGATAGGAGTAGGAATTGATACACCAGAAGATTTAGAGCGTGCAAAAAAGTACTTATCCACTATTGTTAAAAAATAA
- the rsmD gene encoding 16S rRNA (guanine(966)-N(2))-methyltransferase RsmD: MRIISGTLKGKRITAPTNLPVRPTTDFAKEALFNILNNEWYFDEITVLDLFSGIGSISLEFASRGAKKVTSVDNFYGCVKFLDETAKQLKLDDIISTVKSDVMKYLDKQSIKKFDIIFADPPYDLDVETYKKIPNLVIDNQWLEEGGNFVLEHPSSISFEEHPNFVQHKKYGNVHFSFFE, translated from the coding sequence ATGCGAATCATTTCAGGAACATTAAAAGGAAAAAGAATCACAGCACCAACCAACTTGCCGGTGCGCCCAACAACAGACTTCGCGAAAGAAGCTTTATTTAATATCTTAAACAACGAATGGTATTTCGACGAAATTACCGTTTTAGATTTATTCTCTGGAATTGGAAGTATTTCATTAGAATTTGCTTCACGTGGAGCAAAAAAAGTAACTTCGGTTGATAATTTCTACGGTTGTGTAAAATTTTTGGACGAAACAGCGAAACAATTAAAATTAGATGATATTATTTCTACTGTAAAAAGTGATGTCATGAAATATTTGGACAAGCAATCAATCAAAAAGTTTGATATTATTTTTGCTGATCCTCCTTACGATTTGGATGTAGAAACTTACAAAAAAATCCCAAATTTGGTTATCGATAATCAATGGTTAGAAGAAGGTGGAAATTTTGTTTTAGAACATCCTTCAAGCATTTCTTTTGAAGAGCATCCAAACTTTGTACAGCACAAAAAATACGGAAACGTACACTTCTCTTTTTTCGAGTAA
- a CDS encoding TonB-dependent siderophore receptor translates to MKRNKLLLATLTILSFSTAFAQETTKEKKDSISNLQEVEIFGDRNKNQRGLETITRFPANPQDQVQSISIISEKLIEEQGAQTITDATRNVPGVTLFGNYGGIRESMSIRGYRGVPVLKNGVRMDSDFRTGSAVIDMAGVESIQVIRGSAAVTQGIGNGLGSAGGVINVTTKTPRYINQGHISAQYGSWNTFRSTYDIQRTVTEDKNLAFRLTGSYNNGDSYRDVINSNSFYVNPSMAWKIDDKTEFVAEFDYYKGDKTPDRGTINLGDNFTEALYDIGDKFMGYDIDNTEIKNYSYAARITRQLTNNISARVAYFSNFYNSDQLGATLALPKGSTEYNIRNRGLGRSFRDDRNSTLQIDLIGKDMRFGDFKWNWQAGYDYTINRLETRTADGIGTIDQIDVFKDINHSINLTPEQEAKLAWNKDKTNLSRGYSYGFMTQHHFSYKDLITFVGGLRYSYLIDNHDGVVDPVVGLVVSPWRNVNAYITYATNTSLRSALNIMTDGSKAGPSVTDQVEVGVKTQWFNDRLRANVVYFNMNNDNLTFETYENQTATGLYEKAGNLRRKGIEFEVAGRPLPNLQVMLGYAYLDAGYHDSPQYVEDSRPSNAPYNTANAWVQYKFIENNFLNGFTVSAGVYYVGSRPSNEQSLDRDAHGNFYGGSKPFLLPDYYTLNAQVGYSMKRFDFRLFFNNITDQLGYNSYFRGGYINQIDPFNMAAQVNFKF, encoded by the coding sequence ATGAAAAGGAATAAACTTTTACTAGCTACACTTACTATACTAAGTTTTTCTACTGCGTTCGCACAAGAAACAACGAAAGAAAAAAAAGATTCAATTAGCAATCTACAAGAAGTTGAAATTTTTGGAGATCGTAACAAGAATCAAAGAGGTTTAGAAACAATTACACGTTTTCCTGCAAATCCTCAAGATCAAGTTCAATCTATTTCAATTATTTCTGAAAAGTTAATTGAAGAACAAGGTGCACAAACAATCACGGATGCAACTCGTAATGTACCAGGTGTTACGTTATTTGGAAATTATGGGGGTATTCGCGAATCGATGTCTATTCGTGGATATAGAGGAGTTCCTGTCTTAAAAAATGGTGTTCGTATGGACTCTGATTTCCGTACAGGATCTGCTGTTATTGATATGGCTGGTGTAGAATCTATTCAAGTTATTCGTGGTTCTGCTGCGGTTACACAAGGAATTGGAAATGGATTAGGTTCTGCTGGTGGTGTAATTAACGTTACAACAAAAACGCCACGTTATATTAACCAAGGACATATTTCTGCACAATATGGAAGCTGGAATACTTTCCGTTCTACATATGATATTCAACGAACAGTTACAGAAGATAAAAATTTAGCTTTCCGTTTAACAGGTTCATATAACAATGGAGATAGTTATAGAGATGTTATTAACAGTAATTCTTTCTATGTAAATCCATCTATGGCTTGGAAAATTGATGATAAAACTGAATTTGTTGCTGAGTTTGATTATTACAAAGGAGATAAAACGCCAGATCGTGGAACTATCAATTTAGGAGATAATTTTACTGAAGCTTTATACGATATCGGTGATAAATTTATGGGATATGATATCGATAATACCGAAATCAAAAACTATTCTTACGCTGCTCGTATTACAAGACAGTTAACAAATAATATTAGTGCTAGAGTTGCTTACTTTAGTAACTTCTACAACAGTGACCAATTAGGAGCAACGTTAGCTTTACCAAAAGGAAGTACAGAATATAACATTCGTAATCGTGGATTAGGTCGTTCTTTTAGAGATGATAGAAACTCGACTTTACAAATTGACTTGATTGGTAAAGATATGAGATTTGGTGATTTCAAATGGAATTGGCAAGCTGGATATGATTATACAATCAACCGTTTAGAAACAAGAACTGCAGATGGTATCGGAACTATTGATCAAATTGATGTTTTCAAAGATATTAACCATTCGATCAACTTAACTCCTGAGCAAGAAGCTAAATTAGCTTGGAACAAAGACAAAACAAATCTATCAAGAGGTTATTCTTACGGATTTATGACACAACATCATTTCTCTTATAAAGATTTAATCACATTTGTTGGAGGTTTACGTTATAGCTATTTAATCGATAACCACGATGGTGTTGTAGATCCTGTTGTTGGTTTAGTTGTTTCTCCTTGGAGAAATGTAAATGCTTACATTACTTATGCAACAAACACAAGTTTACGCTCTGCTTTAAACATTATGACTGATGGAAGCAAAGCTGGACCTTCTGTTACAGATCAAGTAGAAGTTGGTGTTAAAACACAATGGTTCAACGACCGTTTACGTGCAAACGTAGTTTACTTCAACATGAACAACGATAACTTAACATTCGAAACATACGAAAATCAAACAGCAACTGGTTTATACGAAAAAGCTGGTAATTTGAGACGTAAAGGTATCGAGTTTGAAGTTGCTGGTCGTCCATTACCAAACTTACAAGTTATGTTAGGATATGCATACTTAGATGCTGGTTACCACGATTCTCCTCAATATGTAGAAGATTCAAGACCATCTAATGCGCCTTACAATACAGCAAATGCTTGGGTTCAATATAAATTTATTGAAAATAATTTCTTGAATGGTTTCACTGTTTCTGCTGGTGTTTACTACGTAGGTTCAAGACCATCTAACGAACAAAGTTTAGATCGTGATGCTCATGGTAATTTCTACGGAGGAAGCAAACCTTTCTTATTGCCAGATTATTATACATTAAATGCGCAAGTTGGATATTCTATGAAAAGATTTGACTTCCGTTTATTCTTTAATAACATTACAGATCAGTTAGGATACAATTCTTACTTCCGTGGAGGTTACATCAACCAAATCGATCCATTTAATATGGCTGCACAAGTAAATTTCAAATTCTAA
- a CDS encoding LolA family protein: MSKLTFSALMISLFSVTTFAQNAEKIIETHIQKTGGEAAWNNLNSIILKGEAIINVGDSYPMIVYHQRPYNKKVVFVMNGKEILNEGYDGRMGWTYSEVAKKNVAVKDYKPDSFDSDILKYKQKGFKVKYLGVDKYDQNNSCYKIELTKNTNSTIYCFDKNSYEIVMEKNKDETLYYSNFKTYNGLSFATKVVGKPVDGGEYVIKFNDIKINPAIDKKNFKF; this comes from the coding sequence ATGTCGAAATTGACGTTTAGCGCGCTTATGATTTCATTATTTTCTGTGACTACATTTGCACAAAATGCAGAGAAAATAATCGAAACTCATATTCAAAAAACAGGAGGAGAAGCAGCTTGGAATAATTTGAACAGTATTATCCTAAAAGGAGAAGCCATTATAAATGTTGGAGATTCTTATCCAATGATTGTTTATCATCAACGCCCTTACAACAAAAAAGTAGTGTTTGTGATGAATGGAAAAGAAATCTTGAACGAAGGATATGATGGTAGAATGGGATGGACATACAGTGAAGTTGCTAAGAAAAATGTAGCTGTAAAAGATTATAAACCAGACTCTTTTGATTCGGATATTTTGAAATATAAACAAAAAGGATTTAAAGTAAAATACTTAGGTGTAGATAAATACGATCAAAATAATAGCTGTTACAAAATAGAATTAACAAAAAATACAAATTCTACAATATATTGTTTTGATAAAAATTCGTACGAAATTGTAATGGAAAAAAATAAAGACGAAACACTTTATTACTCTAATTTCAAGACGTATAACGGATTATCTTTTGCCACAAAAGTGGTAGGAAAACCAGTTGATGGAGGAGAATATGTGATTAAATTTAATGACATAAAAATCAACCCAGCAATAGATAAGAAAAATTTTAAATTCTAA
- a CDS encoding S41 family peptidase: MRSFFKVINIVLVVMIIFLIGFMVGKKYDFAFDENKDIVGLQYSDNEQKIRRLVSLIDNEYVNDVNSDSLVDDAIHYMVAKLDPHSTYIDKASVQKAEEQLKGEFVGIGIQFRTMNDTIVVERTLPGTKNYGKLEFGDQLVAADNQSLVAKDNKTIEGLLKGKKGSEVKLSVIRDQKPISVTLNRTIVPIPTVTGKHMLTKDIGYLKLTRFSENSANEVHEGLQNLLDQGMKTLVFDLRGNPGGIMHIAEEIADEFLTKNELIVYTQDKQKRKKYIYATNRGLFEQGKIYVLMDENSASSSEIVAGALQDYGRGIIVGRRSFGKGLVQREISLGDGTKVRLTVANYYTPSGRSIQKPFDKKTAKYSDDLYKRLKSGELYSKDSIKINKDLEFTAPSGKKVYGGGGIIPDEFVALDTNSVSNWLYYNQDANYFNDFLFKKIYSIHDFFMFHNEAIYLKYFSAGMYRNEFLGVLGIPSNEFNPVFSTTVDNYMKATIAGTLYGSRAFYQVWMPEDEMIKRIFELEKITK, encoded by the coding sequence ATGAGAAGTTTTTTCAAGGTTATTAATATCGTATTAGTTGTGATGATTATTTTCTTAATCGGTTTTATGGTTGGGAAAAAATACGACTTTGCGTTCGATGAAAACAAGGATATTGTAGGTTTGCAATATTCGGATAACGAACAAAAAATTCGTCGATTAGTTTCTTTGATTGACAATGAATATGTGAACGATGTTAATTCGGATAGTTTGGTTGATGATGCGATTCATTATATGGTTGCCAAGCTAGATCCACATAGTACATATATCGACAAAGCTTCTGTACAAAAGGCAGAAGAGCAATTGAAAGGTGAATTTGTTGGAATTGGAATTCAATTTCGCACAATGAATGACACCATTGTTGTTGAACGTACTTTACCTGGAACGAAAAATTATGGTAAACTAGAATTTGGAGATCAATTAGTTGCTGCAGACAATCAATCTTTAGTTGCAAAAGATAATAAAACAATAGAAGGTTTATTGAAGGGGAAGAAAGGATCGGAAGTTAAACTATCTGTTATTCGCGATCAAAAACCAATTTCTGTTACGCTAAATCGTACTATTGTACCAATTCCTACGGTTACTGGAAAACATATGTTAACGAAAGATATTGGTTATCTTAAATTGACTCGTTTTTCTGAAAATTCTGCAAATGAAGTTCATGAAGGTTTACAAAATTTATTGGATCAAGGAATGAAAACTTTGGTTTTTGATTTACGTGGAAATCCAGGAGGAATCATGCATATTGCAGAAGAAATTGCCGATGAATTTTTAACGAAAAACGAATTGATTGTTTACACACAAGACAAACAAAAACGTAAAAAATATATTTACGCTACAAATAGAGGTCTTTTCGAGCAAGGAAAAATTTACGTCTTAATGGATGAAAATTCTGCTTCCTCGAGTGAGATTGTTGCGGGTGCTTTACAAGATTATGGACGCGGAATTATCGTTGGTCGTCGTTCGTTTGGTAAAGGTTTGGTGCAACGCGAAATTAGTTTAGGAGATGGTACTAAGGTACGTTTGACTGTTGCAAATTATTACACGCCTTCTGGTCGATCTATTCAAAAACCTTTCGATAAAAAAACGGCAAAATACAGTGACGATTTATATAAACGATTAAAATCGGGTGAATTATATAGTAAAGATTCAATTAAAATTAATAAAGACTTAGAGTTTACAGCGCCTTCAGGTAAAAAAGTCTACGGTGGTGGTGGAATTATTCCTGATGAGTTTGTTGCATTAGATACAAATTCGGTTTCGAACTGGTTGTATTATAATCAAGATGCAAATTATTTTAATGATTTTTTATTCAAGAAAATTTATTCAATTCACGATTTTTTCATGTTTCATAACGAAGCAATTTATTTGAAATATTTTAGTGCAGGAATGTATAGAAATGAGTTTTTAGGTGTTTTAGGAATTCCTTCAAATGAGTTTAACCCTGTTTTTTCAACAACTGTTGATAACTACATGAAAGCCACAATTGCTGGAACTTTATATGGTTCTCGTGCATTTTATCAAGTTTGGATGCCCGAAGATGAAATGATAAAGCGTATTTTTGAACTTGAAAAAATAACGAAGTAA
- a CDS encoding DUF3822 family protein has product MSKTTQHSLAILLSHDMLSYITKTTDGETTSYSDVYDYSVDFTNLNKTEIEIEHELRSNLTLLQEYDYVHICFLSTTVNVVPNHFAHKPFEELLSLSNYSPVKLAIDCPLENVDASIIYNIHYPLKDILLSLPNLQNARLYHSGKFLVDYGMINSKNDEIYINLMHQKLEVCVLSNGEFIFYNLFETKTKEDFLFYILYTLNQLNISPNTVSLYAFGDILNSPDFYETLQKYVRHISFNEADKQLGQYFTLYKLFECESFQEH; this is encoded by the coding sequence ATGTCAAAAACAACTCAACATTCGTTAGCGATTTTACTATCTCACGATATGCTTAGTTATATTACCAAAACAACCGACGGAGAAACGACTTCGTACTCGGATGTGTATGACTATTCGGTAGATTTTACAAATCTTAACAAAACGGAAATTGAGATTGAACATGAATTGCGTTCTAATTTGACTTTGCTACAAGAATATGATTATGTGCATATTTGTTTTTTGTCGACAACTGTAAATGTTGTTCCAAATCACTTTGCGCACAAACCTTTTGAGGAATTGTTATCACTTTCTAACTATAGTCCTGTAAAATTAGCGATCGATTGTCCTTTGGAAAATGTAGATGCATCAATTATCTACAATATTCATTATCCACTAAAAGATATTTTGCTTTCATTACCGAATTTGCAAAATGCGCGTTTGTATCATTCGGGCAAATTCTTGGTAGATTATGGAATGATTAATTCTAAAAACGATGAAATTTATATCAATTTAATGCATCAAAAATTAGAAGTTTGCGTGTTGAGCAATGGAGAATTTATTTTTTATAATCTATTTGAAACAAAAACGAAAGAAGACTTTTTGTTTTACATTTTGTATACATTAAATCAATTAAATATTAGTCCAAATACCGTTTCATTGTATGCTTTTGGTGATATCTTAAATTCGCCAGATTTTTACGAAACTTTACAAAAATATGTGCGTCATATTTCGTTTAACGAAGCAGACAAACAACTTGGGCAATATTTTACATTATATAAATTATTCGAATGCGAATCATTTCAGGAACATTAA